One genomic region from Planktothrix serta PCC 8927 encodes:
- a CDS encoding FKBP-type peptidyl-prolyl cis-trans isomerase, which translates to MREILISLGVIIVCTVVLVVAQITTSIQQAKAVNQSTPISVQQKVSPTSTVTTSSSPLFAQGIASNAPTIIAQNMTNSEEKVITTDSDLQYVDLTVGDGASPSKGQTVTVHYTGTLTDGKKFDSSRDRGQPFQFKIGVGQVIKGWDEGVMSMKVGGRRKLIIPAKLGYGERGAGGVIPPNATLIFDVELLEVK; encoded by the coding sequence TTGCGAGAAATTCTAATTAGCTTAGGGGTGATTATTGTTTGTACGGTTGTGCTAGTTGTGGCTCAAATTACAACGTCGATCCAACAGGCGAAAGCTGTTAATCAAAGCACTCCAATTTCAGTACAACAAAAGGTTTCCCCCACCTCAACGGTGACAACATCTAGCAGTCCTTTGTTTGCACAGGGTATTGCGTCAAATGCTCCCACTATTATTGCTCAAAACATGACAAATTCAGAAGAAAAAGTAATTACAACTGATTCCGATTTACAGTATGTTGATTTAACAGTTGGTGACGGTGCATCTCCTAGCAAAGGTCAAACGGTTACAGTTCATTATACCGGAACTTTAACGGATGGTAAAAAGTTTGATAGTTCCCGCGATCGCGGACAACCTTTTCAATTTAAAATTGGTGTCGGTCAAGTGATTAAAGGTTGGGATGAAGGCGTGATGAGCATGAAAGTGGGCGGACGTCGCAAGTTAATTATTCCAGCGAAATTAGGGTATGGCGAACGGGGTGCGGGCGGTGTAATTCCTCCGAATGCAACGTTAATTTTTGATGTGGAACTATTAGAGGTGAAGTGA
- a CDS encoding phasin family protein, producing the protein MDNQNNLLRQLLMIGIGTTSLVAEKLQEATDQWVKDGTMNTDQAKRFVDDMMQGLRLDHTSLEELMQRQFRNLMQDVGVPRQSELDELRGRLDRLERQMRDLENRLWR; encoded by the coding sequence ATGGATAATCAAAATAACTTACTGCGACAACTACTGATGATTGGGATCGGAACAACATCCTTAGTAGCCGAAAAATTGCAGGAAGCAACGGATCAGTGGGTTAAAGACGGGACGATGAATACAGACCAAGCTAAACGGTTTGTAGACGATATGATGCAGGGTCTAAGGTTAGATCATACCAGTTTAGAAGAACTGATGCAGCGCCAATTCCGTAATTTAATGCAGGATGTGGGTGTTCCCCGTCAGTCGGAACTTGATGAGTTACGCGGACGCCTAGACCGCCTTGAACGTCAGATGAGAGACTTAGAAAATCGTCTTTGGCGCTAA